The Setaria viridis chromosome 6, Setaria_viridis_v4.0, whole genome shotgun sequence genome contains a region encoding:
- the LOC117862029 gene encoding uncharacterized protein yields MEEDGSRDRSLMNPGVYEALVIYETLASELEIIRDISRTFPSHIFFQQRHGPGQRSLYNILKAYSVYGRDVGYVQGMGCLAGLLLLYINEDAFTCQWKACIGLQQAGLPLLQQYLSQFEKLVMEHMSKLGQHFVEEMITPSMYARQWFITVFAYSFLFHLTLRVWDVFLYEGIKVVFQFVLALLRFCHDGLVSSFFFCHFCLKPHFKYILRNIQLLSYCRVKLPFEKLLQALRNSPRSRLIQMFYCQFPLHLRSSGVLQSS; encoded by the exons atggaggaagatg GCAGCCGAGACCGCTCGCTAATGAACCCTGGGGTTTATGAG GCACTGGTGATATATGAGACATTGGCCTCTGAATTGGAAATTATTCGGGACATATCACGGACATTTCCATCTCATATTTTCTTCCAACAAAGGCATGGTCCGGGTCAAAGATCCTTGTATAACATTTTGAAAGCATATTCTGTCTATGGTAGGGATGTTGGATATGTGCAG GGAATGGGATGTTTAGCTGGGCTGCTGCTTCTTTATATCAATGAGGATGCATTCACGTGCCAATGGAAGGCTTGTATCGG GTTGCAACAGGCTGGCTTGCCACTTTTGCAGCAGTATCTGTCCCAGTTTGAGAAATTAGTTATGGAGCACATGTCAAAATTGGGACAACACTTTGTTGAAGAAATGATAACCCCAAGCATGTATGCAAGGCAATGGTTTATCACAGTTTTCGCATATTCCTTCCTGTTTCACCTAACTCTTAGAGTTTGGGATGTCTTTCTTTATGAG GGTATTAAGGTAGTTTTCCAATTTGTATTGGCTCTACTGAGATTCTGTCATGATGGTTTGGTgagttcttttttcttctgtCACTTTTGCTTGAAGCCACATTTTAAATATATATTGAGAAATATTCAATTGCTATCCTACTGTCGGGTCAAATTGCCTTTCGAGAAGCTCCTACAGGCCTTGAGAAATTCCCCGAGGAGTCGACTGATCCAGATGTTTTATTGCCAATTTCCTTTACATTTAAG
- the LOC140223226 gene encoding uncharacterized protein, with amino-acid sequence MVNGKIIDKALCDIGAHISVISSKVYDKLFSKTLQLAPTPIQLIMGDGRTTEPLGVLRDLKVNISSKSIPTDLFIIDASYEKHDDIILSRHFLKLVDDVLDAREGKVIINVDGAKYTYDFLPASQKKLHLSPDNKEVESICFDENFRDPLLRAMENNVDGQDSELGEATDALSPQYRTLEEGNFEDIGELVQQEPEAPDVEQKPFPEGLKYEYLGNNKTYPVIVSNELNE; translated from the coding sequence ATGGTCAATGGGAAGATTATCGACAAAGCACTCTGCGATATTGGAGCACACATAAGCGTCATATCTTCAAAAGTTTACGATAAACTTTTCAGTAAGACTTTGCAACTTGCTCCAACACCAATTCAATTGATCATGGGAGATGGTAGGACAACCGAACCTTTGGGAGTGCTTAGAGATCTAAAAGTTAACATCTCAAGTAAATCTATACCAACTGATTTGTTTATTATTGATGCTTCCTATGAGAAAcatgatgatataatccttAGTAGACATTTTCTTAAGTTGGTAGATGATGTGCTTGATGCGAGAGAAGGCAAAGTAATAATTAATGTTGATGGTGCTAAATATACTTATGATTTTCTACCTGCATCTCAGAAAAAATTACATCTATCTCCTGATAACAAGGAGGTAGAAAGTATATGCTTTGATGAAAATTTCAGGGATCCTTTACTAAGAGCAATGGAAAATAATGTGGATGGCCAAGATAGCGAATTGGGAGAAGCAACTGATGCATTGTCACCTCAATATAGGACTCTGGAGGAAGGAAATTTCGAAGATATTGGGGAATTGGTGCAACAAGAACCAGAAGCACCAGATGTTGAGCAGAAGCCATTCCCTGAGggattaaaatatgaatatttaggGAATAACAAGACGTATCCAGTCATTGTTAGCAATGAGTTAAACGAATAA